Proteins encoded by one window of Salmonirosea aquatica:
- a CDS encoding homogentisate 1,2-dioxygenase yields MPIYHHLGNVPHKRHTQFEKPTGGLYYEQVFGTVGFEGMSSLLYHVHRPTQVRRVGVPQDVSPKVVVENNLTMRKLLGFSVKPMEDFLDSRVPLLVNRDVTIGVAAPRHSLTDYFYKNADADELLFIHRGSGRLRTMFGSIAFEYGDYLVIPRGIIYQIDFDGTDNRLLYLESHAPLETPRRYRNHFGQLKEHAPYSERDYKLPTELETHDETGDFLIRIKKQNALHPLTYATHPFDVVGWDGYNYPWGISIHDFEPITGRVHQPPPVHQMFQTDAFVVCSFCPRMYDYHPKAIPAPYNHSNIDSDEVLYYVDGDFMSRNDIAPGYLTLHPGGIPHGPHPGAYERSIGKKETHELAVMVDTFRPLMLTEAAMAIDDGKYYKSWLSEEM; encoded by the coding sequence ATGCCGATTTATCACCATTTAGGAAACGTTCCGCACAAACGCCACACGCAGTTTGAGAAACCAACCGGTGGGCTATACTACGAGCAGGTTTTCGGTACGGTGGGTTTCGAGGGTATGTCATCGTTGCTCTACCACGTTCATAGGCCCACGCAGGTCAGGAGAGTGGGAGTACCTCAGGATGTCAGCCCGAAGGTAGTGGTGGAGAATAATCTCACCATGCGGAAACTGCTTGGATTTTCGGTGAAGCCGATGGAGGATTTTCTGGACAGCCGCGTGCCGCTGCTGGTCAACCGGGATGTGACGATTGGCGTAGCGGCACCACGCCACTCTCTGACCGACTATTTCTATAAGAATGCCGATGCCGATGAACTTCTTTTTATACACAGGGGGAGCGGCAGACTCCGGACTATGTTTGGCTCGATTGCTTTTGAGTACGGGGATTATTTGGTTATTCCACGCGGAATAATTTATCAGATTGACTTTGATGGTACCGATAATCGCCTGCTGTACCTGGAATCGCACGCGCCACTGGAAACGCCCCGCCGATATCGCAATCATTTTGGCCAGCTCAAAGAGCATGCTCCCTACAGTGAGCGCGACTACAAGCTACCCACCGAACTGGAAACCCACGACGAAACGGGTGATTTTCTGATCAGGATCAAAAAACAGAACGCCCTGCACCCGCTCACCTACGCGACGCATCCGTTTGATGTGGTAGGTTGGGATGGCTACAACTACCCCTGGGGTATATCCATCCACGATTTTGAACCCATTACGGGTCGCGTACACCAGCCGCCGCCTGTCCATCAGATGTTCCAGACCGACGCTTTTGTGGTGTGTTCATTCTGTCCGAGGATGTACGACTACCACCCCAAGGCCATTCCGGCTCCTTATAACCACAGCAACATTGACTCTGACGAGGTACTGTATTACGTGGATGGCGATTTCATGAGCCGCAACGACATTGCACCGGGGTACCTCACCCTGCATCCCGGCGGCATTCCGCACGGGCCGCATCCGGGCGCGTACGAGCGGAGTATCGGGAAGAAAGAAACCCATGAACTGGCCGTAATGGTGGATACCTTCCGACCTCTGATGCTCACGGAGGCGGCGATGGCAATTGATGATGGAAAATACTATAAAAGCTGGCTGAGTGAAGAGATGTGA
- a CDS encoding phosphoenolpyruvate carboxylase has product MANVFQDAVVTKYNIFNSLFLSLPYRGVFQTGSLLPLLTQKCEEGFQENKSPRQIIEHFFNEYLEEATPKQRMDLLFAFIQYIERQVVLFDSVEDASFDLTHEMEGKGSVKFLADRLDSDAMRRKMLEKLQDFSVRIVLTAHPTQFYPGKVLGIIHDLEKSIRENDFKAVNELILQLGKTAFINHTKPTPYDEAVSLSWFLENVFYEAVPTILKKLIDSLGMSAHDWPYPDVFRLGFWPGGDRDGNPFVNADITLKVAAKLRDSLLRGYYRDIRNLKRRLTFKGVEDTISMMERKMNSSIFGPEEEGYKSADELMSELQQTRQVLVEKHQGLFLDALDTFILKVKLFGFFFASLDVRQDSRKHTKAWEDILKRLESKIPLMRYHEYQDWDENRKIDLLLSLNIPLRDEDYEDATTKDIISSMRAIKTIQERNGVPGAHRYVISNSQKALDVMGVVALAKNLIADAEGYLTLDVVPLFETVDDLANSADVMRTLYGNDYYRAHLSRRGNHQTIMVGFSDGTKDGGYLRANWSIYEAKEELTKVSREFGIKVTFFDGRGGPPGRGGGNNQNFYASLGKDIEDKEVQLTVQGQTISSNYGTVQTAVYNLERLFSAGLENSLFRKSHKDEQLTDADKALMEELAEAAYQSYLDLKNHPAFVKYLDTKTPLRFYGQTNIGSRPTKRGKDGEGLKFEDLRAIPFVGSWAQMKQNVPGFYGFGSAIEQLANEGKLDDIKKLYKKSLFFRTLIENSMQSLSKAFFPATEYLRDEEEYREFYDKMHEEFKRTDRLLLEISGQKELLDSNVVTKESIKIRERIVLPLITIQQYALQMLSEAPGNRSMEVETLNKLIMRAMFGIINAARNSA; this is encoded by the coding sequence ATGGCCAACGTTTTTCAAGACGCCGTCGTTACGAAGTACAATATTTTCAATAGCCTCTTTCTGAGTTTGCCCTATCGGGGGGTGTTCCAAACAGGGTCGTTGTTGCCTTTGCTGACCCAGAAATGCGAGGAAGGGTTTCAGGAGAATAAGTCGCCCCGGCAGATTATCGAGCATTTTTTCAATGAATACCTCGAAGAAGCTACCCCCAAGCAACGCATGGACCTGCTGTTTGCTTTTATTCAGTATATCGAGCGGCAGGTGGTTTTGTTCGATTCGGTGGAAGATGCCTCTTTCGACCTGACCCACGAAATGGAGGGGAAAGGCTCGGTGAAGTTCCTGGCCGATCGCCTCGACAGTGACGCGATGCGACGGAAAATGCTGGAGAAATTACAGGATTTCAGCGTCCGGATCGTACTCACGGCCCATCCCACGCAGTTTTATCCGGGCAAAGTACTGGGCATTATCCATGATCTCGAAAAATCGATTCGCGAAAACGATTTTAAGGCGGTCAACGAGCTTATTCTGCAGCTGGGAAAAACCGCCTTCATCAACCATACTAAACCTACCCCCTACGACGAAGCCGTGAGTTTGAGCTGGTTTCTGGAAAACGTATTCTACGAAGCGGTTCCGACCATTCTCAAAAAGCTCATCGACAGTCTGGGCATGTCGGCCCACGACTGGCCCTATCCTGATGTATTCCGGCTGGGCTTCTGGCCGGGTGGCGACCGTGATGGCAACCCATTCGTCAATGCCGACATTACGCTCAAGGTGGCTGCCAAGCTCCGCGATTCATTGCTGCGGGGGTACTACCGCGACATCCGTAATCTGAAACGACGGCTAACCTTCAAAGGCGTAGAGGATACGATTTCGATGATGGAACGCAAGATGAACAGTTCCATTTTTGGTCCAGAGGAAGAGGGTTATAAAAGTGCGGATGAACTCATGAGCGAGTTGCAGCAAACGCGGCAGGTACTTGTGGAAAAGCATCAGGGGTTGTTTTTGGATGCACTGGATACCTTTATCCTCAAAGTGAAGCTGTTTGGATTCTTCTTTGCCAGCCTGGATGTGCGTCAGGATAGCCGCAAGCATACCAAGGCCTGGGAGGATATCTTAAAGCGGCTGGAGTCAAAAATTCCGCTCATGAGGTACCATGAGTACCAGGATTGGGACGAAAACAGGAAAATCGATCTGTTGCTTTCGCTCAACATACCCCTGCGGGATGAAGACTATGAGGATGCGACTACCAAGGATATTATTTCGTCCATGCGCGCGATAAAAACCATTCAGGAACGTAACGGAGTGCCGGGTGCACACCGTTACGTGATCAGTAATTCACAGAAAGCCCTGGACGTGATGGGAGTCGTGGCTCTGGCCAAAAATCTGATCGCGGACGCAGAGGGGTACCTTACGCTGGATGTGGTACCTTTGTTTGAGACTGTTGACGACCTGGCCAATTCGGCCGACGTAATGCGTACGCTGTACGGGAACGACTACTACCGCGCGCATCTGTCGCGTCGGGGCAATCATCAGACCATCATGGTCGGTTTTTCGGATGGTACCAAAGACGGAGGGTACCTGCGCGCCAACTGGTCGATCTACGAAGCCAAAGAAGAACTTACCAAAGTATCGCGTGAGTTTGGGATTAAGGTTACGTTTTTCGACGGACGTGGCGGCCCTCCGGGCCGGGGCGGCGGCAATAACCAAAACTTCTACGCTTCACTGGGCAAAGATATCGAAGACAAGGAAGTACAGCTTACCGTGCAAGGGCAGACCATCAGCTCAAATTATGGTACCGTCCAGACTGCCGTGTACAACCTCGAACGGCTCTTTTCGGCGGGACTGGAAAATAGTTTGTTCCGCAAAAGCCATAAAGACGAACAACTGACCGACGCCGACAAGGCCCTGATGGAAGAACTGGCCGAAGCCGCCTACCAGTCGTATCTGGATTTAAAAAATCATCCGGCGTTCGTAAAGTACCTCGATACCAAAACCCCCCTGCGCTTTTATGGCCAAACCAACATCGGCAGCCGCCCTACCAAGCGCGGCAAGGACGGTGAAGGACTCAAATTCGAGGATCTGAGGGCTATTCCTTTTGTGGGTTCCTGGGCGCAGATGAAGCAGAACGTACCCGGTTTTTACGGATTCGGCTCGGCCATCGAGCAGTTGGCTAACGAAGGTAAGCTGGACGACATCAAGAAGCTTTACAAAAAATCGCTCTTCTTTCGCACTTTGATCGAGAATTCCATGCAGTCGTTATCCAAAGCCTTTTTCCCGGCTACGGAGTACCTGCGCGACGAAGAAGAGTACCGGGAGTTTTATGATAAAATGCACGAAGAATTCAAAAGGACCGATAGGCTGCTGTTGGAAATATCCGGTCAGAAAGAATTGCTGGATAGCAATGTAGTTACCAAAGAATCGATCAAAATTCGGGAACGCATCGTACTGCCCCTGATCACGATTCAGCAGTATGCCCTGCAAATGCTCTCGGAAGCGCCCGGGAATCGCAGCATGGAAGTGGAAACGCTGAACAAGCTCATCATGCGCGCCATGTTTGGGATTATCAATGCGGCCCGAAATTCAGCCTAA
- a CDS encoding tyrosine-type recombinase/integrase → MIETFLDHLRYEKRVSAHTLTAYGNDLDQLAKYLLFQYECAAPETANASMLRSWVVSLVEEGLNPASVNRKMATLRSYYKFLRRRQLITQDPARNLLSLKTKRKLPAFVEEKAMGVLFDEVEFTDDFAGLRDRVIMELLYGTGMRLSELLALEVGHVDTESRLVRVLGKRAKERLIPVTTSLAQLLTEYMAFRVPEETTEQLILTDAGKPAYPVFIQRRVKRYLSVVTTLSQKSPHVLRHSYATHLLNRGADLNAIKELLGHANLAATQIYTHNSIEKLKKTHQQAHPKA, encoded by the coding sequence ATGATAGAAACCTTTCTCGATCACCTGCGCTACGAGAAGCGCGTTAGTGCCCACACGCTTACCGCCTATGGCAATGATCTCGATCAGTTAGCCAAGTACCTGCTGTTCCAGTATGAATGTGCAGCTCCCGAAACCGCCAACGCCTCCATGCTGCGCTCCTGGGTGGTGAGTCTGGTGGAAGAAGGGCTGAATCCCGCTTCGGTCAACCGGAAAATGGCTACGCTCAGATCCTATTATAAATTCCTGCGCCGTCGCCAGCTCATTACCCAGGATCCTGCCCGTAATCTGCTTTCCCTGAAAACCAAACGGAAACTACCGGCCTTCGTAGAAGAGAAGGCCATGGGGGTGCTCTTTGACGAAGTGGAGTTTACAGATGATTTTGCGGGTCTGCGCGACCGCGTAATTATGGAACTACTCTATGGTACCGGGATGCGCCTCTCGGAATTACTGGCTCTGGAAGTAGGGCATGTGGACACTGAATCGAGGCTGGTGCGGGTGTTGGGCAAGCGGGCCAAAGAGCGCCTCATTCCTGTGACGACTTCCCTGGCGCAGTTACTGACGGAATACATGGCATTTCGGGTGCCCGAGGAGACCACGGAACAACTCATCCTGACCGATGCGGGTAAACCCGCCTACCCTGTGTTCATTCAGCGTAGGGTGAAGAGGTACCTTTCGGTCGTCACTACGCTTTCCCAGAAGAGTCCCCACGTGCTGCGGCACTCCTACGCCACACATCTGCTCAACCGGGGTGCCGACCTGAACGCCATCAAGGAATTGCTCGGCCATGCCAACCTGGCCGCCACGCAGATCTACACCCATAATTCCATTGAGAAACTTAAGAAAACCCACCAGCAGGCCCATCCGAAAGCTTAG
- the rpsU gene encoding 30S ribosomal protein S21, with protein MLIINVKDNESIDRALKRYKKKFERTGTMRQLRARTAFTKPSVKRRHEILNAIYKQKTYGHLED; from the coding sequence ATGCTTATCATTAACGTCAAAGACAACGAATCAATCGACCGCGCGTTGAAGCGGTACAAGAAGAAATTTGAAAGAACCGGTACCATGCGTCAGCTGCGTGCCCGGACGGCTTTTACCAAGCCTTCCGTAAAGCGTCGTCACGAAATTCTGAACGCTATCTATAAGCAGAAAACCTACGGTCACCTGGAAGACTAG
- a CDS encoding Ppx/GppA phosphatase family protein yields MDHQRLGIIDLGTNTFHLLIVEPPGDGYRVGSARKEPTRTLFHESRAAKIGEGGINQRTITPAATERALTVLRYFREKLNAYDVAPERTFAFGTSAIRNAENGREFCQTVQEATGISIQVIDGAREADYIYRGVRAALDLGPDPALVMDIGGGSVEFIIGNHSQVFWKQSFEIGGQRILEKFMRTDPLSEADRKRLYSYFDEHLIPLANAIHQYAPTAIVGSSGSFDTLVAMDYQHRTGTWPDATQTGFELSLEEFRRSYTQLLTKNHEERLAIPGMIPLRVDMIVVAVCLIDYVLRSYHIQRLRVSTYALKEGVLYSMEN; encoded by the coding sequence ATGGACCATCAGCGGCTGGGCATTATTGATCTGGGCACCAATACCTTTCACTTGCTCATTGTCGAGCCCCCGGGCGATGGCTATCGGGTAGGTTCTGCCAGAAAGGAGCCCACCCGTACCCTTTTCCACGAAAGCCGCGCGGCCAAAATCGGGGAGGGCGGCATTAATCAGCGCACCATTACCCCGGCTGCCACCGAGCGTGCCTTGACGGTACTGCGCTATTTTCGTGAAAAACTGAATGCCTACGACGTCGCGCCGGAACGCACATTTGCCTTTGGTACCAGCGCGATCCGCAATGCCGAAAATGGCCGGGAGTTCTGTCAGACAGTGCAGGAAGCTACCGGAATTTCAATTCAGGTGATCGATGGGGCGCGGGAAGCTGACTACATCTATCGGGGTGTGCGTGCTGCCCTGGATTTGGGACCGGATCCCGCGTTGGTGATGGATATCGGGGGAGGGAGTGTGGAATTCATAATCGGAAACCACAGCCAGGTCTTTTGGAAACAGAGCTTTGAGATTGGAGGACAAAGAATCCTGGAAAAATTCATGCGCACCGATCCGCTGTCGGAGGCTGACCGCAAGCGCCTGTACAGCTACTTCGATGAACACCTTATTCCGCTGGCCAACGCCATCCATCAGTACGCTCCTACCGCTATTGTAGGTTCGTCGGGTTCGTTTGACACGCTGGTGGCCATGGACTACCAGCATCGGACCGGCACCTGGCCCGACGCCACCCAGACGGGCTTCGAGCTCTCACTGGAAGAATTCCGCCGCAGCTATACCCAACTCCTCACCAAAAACCACGAGGAACGACTGGCCATTCCGGGCATGATACCGCTACGGGTCGATATGATTGTCGTGGCCGTTTGTCTGATCGACTACGTACTTCGTAGCTACCACATCCAGCGCCTGCGGGTATCTACCTACGCCCTGAAAGAGGGGGTACTTTATTCAATGGAAAATTGA
- a CDS encoding alpha/beta hydrolase → MATAHSLTVTRSARYFTLGEMSERTRHVWFVLHGYGQLAEYFIRKFEKISDEQTYVVAPEALSHFYLNGNSGRVGASWMTREDRLSEIDDYVAYLESIYKAVFLNHSPDSLRITLLGFSQGTATACRWLDRGRLRCDRLILWAGYFANGIREVIDSNRLPPQDTHYVYGNRDEYLTQLNLTEYLESLQTELPFLKVLEYPGGHAIDTEVLSSRFKE, encoded by the coding sequence TTGGCTACCGCTCACTCCCTTACCGTTACCCGTTCTGCCCGCTACTTCACACTGGGCGAAATGAGCGAGCGCACGCGCCATGTATGGTTTGTATTGCACGGATACGGGCAATTGGCCGAATACTTCATTCGAAAATTTGAGAAGATCAGCGACGAGCAGACCTACGTCGTCGCGCCGGAGGCTTTGTCACACTTTTATCTGAACGGCAATTCAGGTCGCGTCGGCGCGTCGTGGATGACCCGCGAAGATCGCCTGAGCGAAATCGACGATTACGTCGCCTATTTGGAAAGTATTTATAAGGCCGTTTTCCTGAATCACTCGCCGGACTCCCTTCGTATCACGCTACTGGGCTTTTCGCAGGGGACGGCCACGGCCTGCCGCTGGCTCGACCGAGGTCGCCTACGTTGCGATCGTCTGATACTCTGGGCGGGGTACTTCGCCAACGGTATCCGGGAAGTGATCGATTCCAACCGCCTTCCCCCCCAGGACACCCATTACGTGTATGGTAACCGGGACGAGTACCTGACTCAACTCAATCTGACCGAGTACCTTGAATCACTGCAAACTGAGCTCCCTTTTCTCAAAGTACTGGAATACCCGGGTGGTCATGCGATTGACACGGAGGTACTGAGTAGTAGGTTCAAAGAATAA
- a CDS encoding SDR family NAD(P)-dependent oxidoreductase, whose amino-acid sequence MSRIALITGASSGIGKATAQAFAKSGIDLILCGRRKDRLRDLSEEFHHIKTTLLDFDVRDRKDTFKAIESLGSDWQNIDILVNNAGNAHGFDPVDAGDPDDWDAMLDSNVKGLLYVSKAVIPGMVRRGRGHIVNLSSIAGKETYANGTVYCASKAAVEALSAGMRLDLTQHGIKVTNIAPGAVETEFSMVRFKGDEARADKVYAGFDPLRAEDIADSILYAINAPPHVTIADITILAAAQAAATTVYRKG is encoded by the coding sequence ATGTCCAGAATTGCCCTCATTACCGGCGCTTCGTCCGGAATCGGTAAAGCCACCGCGCAAGCCTTCGCCAAAAGTGGCATCGACCTTATTCTCTGTGGCCGACGTAAAGACCGCCTGCGCGACTTAAGCGAAGAGTTTCACCACATAAAAACGACATTGCTCGACTTTGACGTCCGCGACCGCAAGGATACTTTCAAGGCGATCGAGTCGCTGGGCTCCGACTGGCAGAATATTGATATCCTGGTTAACAATGCCGGCAATGCCCACGGTTTTGACCCCGTGGATGCGGGCGATCCCGACGACTGGGACGCCATGCTGGACAGTAATGTCAAGGGCTTGCTGTATGTGAGTAAAGCCGTAATACCCGGCATGGTCAGGCGCGGGCGGGGGCACATCGTGAACCTGAGTTCTATTGCCGGAAAGGAAACCTACGCCAACGGTACGGTGTATTGTGCCTCCAAAGCCGCTGTGGAAGCGCTGAGCGCGGGCATGCGGCTGGACCTTACCCAGCATGGGATTAAAGTGACCAACATTGCGCCCGGCGCGGTGGAAACTGAGTTTTCGATGGTACGTTTCAAGGGTGATGAAGCCCGGGCAGACAAGGTGTACGCAGGTTTTGATCCCCTGCGGGCTGAAGATATTGCCGATAGTATTCTCTACGCCATCAATGCGCCACCCCACGTGACCATTGCCGACATTACAATTCTGGCGGCTGCACAAGCGGCCGCTACCACGGTATATCGGAAGGGCTAA
- a CDS encoding prolyl oligopeptidase family serine peptidase — MTSRTISSIRLAGYLVLLFLVTTAHAQDLSQYEKREYKTAAGNTLPYRLLYPKNYDKTKNYPVILFLHGAGERGNDNEKQLTHGAKMFLTEQNREQYPCFVIMPQCPQESYWSSVQADRTKQPMTFNFDYTRPPNWPLEAALDVVQQLTQEEGVDQRRLYIMGLSMGGMGTFEELYRHPNVFAAAAPICGGADVPAYDKRVRKTPFWVFHGDADSVVPVENSRQIVEKLKQLKVPVQYTEYPGVNHNSWDNAFAEPQLLPWLFSQARKKKAKF; from the coding sequence ATGACTTCGAGAACCATTTCTTCGATTCGGCTGGCGGGGTACCTTGTGCTGCTTTTCTTGGTTACTACTGCCCATGCGCAGGATTTGTCCCAATACGAAAAACGGGAGTACAAAACCGCCGCCGGCAACACCCTACCCTACCGCTTGTTGTATCCTAAAAATTATGACAAAACCAAAAATTACCCCGTGATTCTGTTCCTGCACGGTGCGGGCGAACGCGGCAACGACAATGAAAAGCAGCTCACGCACGGCGCAAAAATGTTTCTGACCGAGCAAAACCGCGAGCAGTACCCTTGCTTTGTCATCATGCCACAGTGTCCGCAGGAAAGTTATTGGAGTTCGGTGCAAGCGGATCGCACCAAACAGCCTATGACCTTTAATTTTGATTATACCCGCCCGCCCAATTGGCCGCTGGAAGCCGCGCTGGATGTGGTGCAGCAACTCACCCAAGAGGAAGGCGTCGATCAGCGCCGCCTGTACATCATGGGACTTTCGATGGGCGGCATGGGTACCTTTGAAGAACTGTACCGCCACCCCAATGTCTTTGCGGCCGCTGCGCCCATCTGCGGCGGAGCCGATGTGCCCGCCTACGACAAGCGCGTGCGCAAAACGCCATTCTGGGTGTTTCATGGTGATGCGGACTCGGTGGTACCCGTGGAGAATTCGCGGCAGATCGTCGAAAAACTCAAACAACTAAAGGTACCTGTGCAGTATACCGAGTACCCCGGCGTGAATCACAACAGTTGGGACAATGCCTTCGCCGAACCGCAGCTGCTACCCTGGCTATTTTCGCAGGCCCGGAAGAAGAAAGCGAAGTTTTGA
- a CDS encoding IscS subfamily cysteine desulfurase yields MEYSRPIYLDYNATTPVDPRVLDAMLPWFTEQFGNAASRTHLYGWEAADAVAHARQQVARLIGASEKEIIFTSGATEANNLALKGTFEALGAQKNHIVTVATEHKAVFDTCQHLEALGAEVTYLMPASDGLITLEQLENALRPDTLLVSVMYANNEIGVIQPIADIGRLCRERVIIFHTDATQAVGKIPVDVARDNIDLLSLSAHKLYGPKGIGALYVRKGIKLTAQLDGGRHERGLRSGTLNVPGIVGLGKACQLAGTSMLEEEKRLSILRDRLENEILNAVIDTHVNGNRTYRLPQTTNISFENVDGEALLMSFNRIAVSNGSACTSALIEPSYVLKALGVPDDLAHASVRFSLGRFTREADVEETIAHVRDVVERLRR; encoded by the coding sequence ATGGAATATAGCCGCCCCATCTACCTCGACTACAACGCCACCACCCCCGTAGACCCACGGGTACTGGATGCGATGCTCCCGTGGTTTACCGAACAATTCGGCAATGCCGCCAGCCGCACGCACCTCTACGGATGGGAAGCTGCCGACGCCGTAGCCCATGCCCGGCAACAGGTCGCCCGGCTGATCGGTGCCAGTGAAAAGGAAATTATCTTCACCAGCGGGGCTACGGAAGCCAACAATCTGGCATTGAAAGGTACCTTCGAAGCGCTCGGTGCGCAGAAGAACCACATCGTAACGGTAGCGACCGAGCACAAAGCCGTATTCGACACCTGCCAGCACCTTGAAGCCCTCGGGGCTGAAGTCACCTACCTCATGCCCGCCTCGGACGGTCTTATTACCCTGGAACAGCTTGAAAACGCACTTCGACCCGACACCTTGCTGGTATCGGTGATGTATGCCAACAACGAAATCGGCGTAATCCAGCCCATCGCCGACATAGGAAGGCTGTGTCGGGAACGGGTCATAATTTTCCATACGGATGCTACGCAGGCGGTAGGGAAAATTCCGGTCGACGTAGCCAGGGACAACATCGACCTACTTAGTCTGTCGGCGCACAAGTTGTACGGCCCTAAGGGAATCGGCGCTTTGTATGTGCGCAAAGGCATTAAACTCACCGCCCAACTGGATGGCGGCCGTCACGAGCGCGGACTGCGGTCGGGTACCCTGAATGTGCCGGGAATTGTGGGTTTGGGGAAAGCCTGTCAGCTGGCGGGTACTTCGATGCTGGAAGAAGAGAAACGGCTTTCGATACTCCGTGATAGACTGGAAAACGAAATTCTAAACGCAGTAATTGATACGCACGTCAATGGAAATCGTACCTACCGCCTACCCCAGACGACCAATATTTCCTTTGAGAATGTAGACGGAGAAGCCCTGTTGATGTCCTTCAACCGTATCGCCGTATCCAATGGGTCGGCCTGTACGTCGGCGCTGATAGAACCCTCGTACGTGTTAAAAGCCCTGGGGGTACCTGACGACCTCGCCCATGCCTCGGTGCGGTTTAGTTTGGGGCGTTTCACCCGCGAGGCGGACGTTGAAGAAACTATCGCCCACGTGCGGGATGTAGTGGAACGGCTGCGGAGGTAA
- a CDS encoding 2OG-Fe(II) oxygenase, whose product MPRLFPYMHVENFLDEDLSQQLLAYAVNNKDIYTHSLVGKENKINEKVRISHVSRELGPWEKVIQEKVEAFYPQIRQGLGMADFNKRKNFEIELAAHGDGAFFKPHIDMRLGETGDRVISAVYYLHGTPKNFAGGGLKIYPMEIFPGDDQPVVLEPTHNSLAVFQSYVHHEVLPVSCPSGEFQDYRFAINCWIHKA is encoded by the coding sequence ATGCCCCGCTTATTTCCTTATATGCACGTCGAAAACTTCCTTGACGAAGACCTCAGCCAACAGCTACTGGCCTACGCAGTTAATAATAAAGATATTTATACGCATTCGCTGGTAGGAAAGGAAAATAAGATCAACGAAAAGGTACGTATTTCGCACGTATCGCGGGAGCTTGGCCCATGGGAGAAAGTCATTCAGGAAAAAGTGGAAGCATTTTACCCCCAAATCCGGCAGGGACTGGGTATGGCGGATTTTAACAAAAGAAAAAACTTCGAAATCGAACTGGCCGCCCACGGCGACGGCGCATTTTTCAAGCCCCATATCGACATGCGGCTCGGCGAAACCGGCGACCGCGTAATCAGTGCCGTATACTACCTGCACGGTACTCCTAAAAACTTCGCCGGTGGTGGGCTTAAAATTTATCCCATGGAGATTTTTCCGGGCGACGACCAGCCCGTCGTGCTGGAACCTACCCACAATTCGCTAGCGGTATTCCAGTCGTACGTCCACCACGAGGTGTTGCCGGTCAGCTGCCCGAGCGGAGAGTTTCAGGACTATCGCTTCGCCATCAACTGCTGGATTCATAAGGCGTAG
- a CDS encoding AraC family transcriptional regulator — MKAKQTLDISRHLAVRKLDDMVENRTVYPLKMAELNIYETHAVAEKVQLSFSSPVLASMIRGKKIMHLENTPAFDFYPGESVMVPGHSAMHIDFPEATLQNPTQCLALALSEEKTHQLTDQLNDRFPLIDSTEGWKFTPDNLYFTNEEAINQLLNRLIFVCSEGNSARDYFAELILQELTIRLMQTKARRIMLNDPAVFANQNRLAYAVQYLRDHLHESISVATLAEKACMSEPNFYRCFRQQFGFSPVEFINRERIQWGTQLLIHTDRTITEIATDCGFNHVNYFTKLFRRQTGATPTEFRERQKTRTNTQSALWATSESWRNGAF; from the coding sequence ATGAAAGCAAAGCAAACCCTCGACATATCACGGCACCTGGCTGTCCGAAAATTGGATGATATGGTAGAAAACCGGACCGTTTACCCGCTGAAGATGGCTGAACTCAATATATACGAGACACACGCAGTTGCCGAAAAGGTGCAGCTGTCGTTCAGCAGTCCGGTGCTGGCCAGTATGATTCGGGGTAAGAAGATCATGCACCTTGAAAACACCCCGGCTTTTGATTTTTATCCCGGCGAGTCGGTGATGGTGCCCGGGCACAGCGCGATGCACATCGATTTTCCGGAAGCTACCCTCCAGAACCCTACCCAATGCCTGGCGTTAGCCCTGTCCGAAGAAAAAACCCATCAATTGACCGATCAGTTGAATGACCGCTTTCCGCTGATCGATAGCACCGAGGGCTGGAAATTTACGCCCGACAATCTGTATTTTACCAACGAAGAAGCCATCAATCAGCTGCTCAACCGCCTGATTTTCGTCTGCTCGGAAGGTAATTCAGCGCGGGACTACTTTGCGGAGCTTATCCTGCAAGAACTTACCATCCGGCTCATGCAGACTAAGGCGCGGCGCATTATGCTCAACGATCCGGCCGTATTTGCCAACCAGAATCGCCTGGCTTATGCCGTACAGTACCTGCGTGACCATCTGCACGAAAGCATATCCGTGGCTACCCTGGCTGAAAAAGCCTGCATGAGCGAACCAAATTTCTATCGTTGCTTCCGGCAGCAATTCGGATTTTCGCCCGTCGAGTTCATCAACCGCGAACGTATTCAATGGGGTACCCAGCTCCTGATCCACACGGATCGGACGATCACTGAAATAGCCACCGACTGCGGGTTCAACCACGTCAACTACTTCACGAAATTATTCCGCCGCCAAACAGGTGCCACACCTACCGAATTCCGCGAGCGCCAGAAGACCCGGACCAACACCCAGTCGGCTTTGTGGGCTACCTCCGAATCATGGCGAAACGGAGCTTTTTGA